The genomic region GGGCCCGAAGACGGAGGGCAGCAACATGCCAACCAAACTGGACAGCGCCGAGGTCGCGGACGCACTGGCGTCGCTTCCCGGCTGGCTCGGCGACGCCGACCGCATCCAACTGCAGATCATGGTCGACGGCGACGAGGCCGACGCGATCGCCGCCGAGGTGGCCCACGCCGCCGACGAGATGGATCATCACCCGGTGATCGACCGCGGCCCGGGAACCACGACGTTCACGGTCTGGACGCACTCCGTCGGCGGCGTCACCGAGCTCGACGTCGCCCTGGCCCGCAGGATCTCCCAGATCCTCTACTCCGCGGGCGTGTCGTACTGACCGATCCGTTCTGCGGCATGATCACCTCAGGCGGACGACGGAGGTGATCGCGGGCTGTGGGCGCGCAGGCGGCGGCAGAGATCCGCGCCGGCGGCCGGTTCGGCCGGCTCCCGGCCGGCACGGACCTCCCCCGCACCGGGACGCTGCGCCTCGGCCCGCTGCCGCCCGGTTTCCGGCTGTCCGCGGTGGCACTCGGTCATGCGGCGAGCGGGCTCGGACCGTCCTGCTACGACGTCGACCGCGGCGCCTGGCACCGCGTCCTGACCACCCCCCAGGCCGGCCCGCTGACCGTGACCGTCCACGAGGCTCCCGCCGCCGCCGTCGTCCCGGACCTGACCGTCCCGGACCCGGCCGCCCCGGACCTGACCGCCCCCGACTTCGGCCCGCATCTCGTCGTCAGGTGGGGCCGGACGGCCGGCGGGGACGCCGACCGGGAGGCGATCCGCCGCCAGGTGTGGCACGCGCTCGCCCTCGACGACGATCTTTCCGACCTGTACGCCTCCCTGGCCGGGGAGCCGGACCTCGCCTGGGTGGCGGCCGGCGGCCACGGCCGGCTGCTGCGGAGCCCGAGCGTCTGGGAGGACCTGGTCCGCGCGCTCGCCGCGACCAACGCCGCGCTGAGCCGCACCCGGTCGATGCTCGACGCCCTGGTCGAGCTGTTCGGCGCCCGCGGCCCGGCCGGGGAACGGGCGTTCCCGGACGCGGCGGCGATCGCGCGCGGCGTCGCCGTGGACGGCCCCGAGATCCTGCGCGATGAGGCGGGCTGGGGCTACCGTGCCGGATCGCTGGCCCTGCTCGCCCAGCGGATCGACGCCGGCACCCTCGACGTCGAACGCTGGTGGGACCGCAGCCCACGCGGGCCGAGTGACGACGAGGTGGGCGCCGAGATCCGCGCTCTGCCCGGCTTCGGTCCGGTCAGCGCCGACGGGCTGCTGGGCCTGCTCGGCCGCCCCTGCGGGCTCGCCCTCGACGCCTGGGCCAGGGCCCGCGTCGGCGAGCTCGCCGGCCTGCCCGGCCCGGCCGGCGAGCGGGAGGTCCGCGCCCGCTACGCCCGCTTCGGCCGCTGGGCCGGGACGGTGTGCCGACTGGAGATCACCAGAGGGTGGACGGAACGCTGAACGTGCCGTCCGACCCCGGTGGGAACGGAACCACCGCCGCGACCGCCCCGGCGTCGATCGGCCCGTACAGATGCGGGAACAGCTCCCCGCCCGCCGGTTCGCCCGCGCCGGTACTCGCAGTCGGCGCGGCCGGTACGGCGGGAGGTGCGGGAGGCTCCCAGCGCAGGGGCGCGCTGAGCCGCTCCGGATCGACCACGACCAGGAGCAGGTCGTCGCGGCCGGCGTAGAACCGGTTGGCGGTGGCGACGACCTGCGCCGGGGTGGAGAAATGGATGAACCCCTCGGCGCCGAGGCTCGCCGGCCGATACCCGGCCGCCCCGACCGACCACGCGGTCCGCCCGACCAGATGGCAGATCACCCGGTCGTCCCGCGCCTGCCCGTCGTCGTGCCCCTGCACGCCCTCCCGCGTCTGCACGCCGTCCCGCGTCTGCACGTCGTCCGCCACGTCGACCTGCCCTCTCCGCCGCCGCACCCGGCTTGGAACCCGATTACCAGTCCCTCCGCAGGGTGTACCCCGCGCACCCGACGGCCTCGCCCGACTTCGACCTCGGACCGCCAGCATCTACCGGGACAGATCATCCAACCGGCGGGCTACCGGGCCATCCAGCGACGCCATGCCGCAGGACGGAGATTCCTCGGCCGGTATGTCCGTCACGACTGACCCCTGGCCGTCACGCTGCACGCCCTTCGGCTTCCGCCAGGAGGGATCTCTCCGTTGCCACCCGCGTCGCAGCGCACCGACGCCTTGTCCGCCCGGTCAGACGTTGAAGCGGAACTCGACGACGTCGCCGTCGGCCATGACGTAGTCCTTGCCCTCCATGCGGACCTTGCCGGCGGCGCGGGCGGCGACCATGGTGCCGGCGGCGATGAGCTCGTCGAACGAGACGATCTCGGCCTTGATGAAGCCGCGCTGGAAGTCGGTGTGGATGGCGCCGGCGGCCTCGGGGGCGGTCGCGCCGGCCCTGATCGTCCAGGCGCGCGACTCCTTCGGGCCGGCGGTGAGGAAGGTCTGCAGGCCGAGGGTGTGGAAGCCGATCCGGGCGAGCTGGGTCAGGCCGCTGACCTCCTGGCCGAGGGAGGCGAGCAGCTCGGCGGCGTCGGCGTCGTCCAGCTCGGCGAGCTCGGCCTCGACCTTGGCGCACAGCACGATCGCGTCGGCCGGCGCGACCGACTCGACGAGCTCCTTGTGCTGGCCGGGGTCGGCGAGGACGTCCTCGTCGACGTTGAACACGTACAGGAACGGCTTCGCGGTGAGCAGGAACAGCTCGCGCAGCGCGTCTCGGTCGATCTTCGGCTCGGAGGAGATCGTGCGGCCGGCGTCCAGGACCTCGCGGGCGGCCTTCACGGCGGCGAGCAGCGGCTGCTTCGCCTTGTCCGCGCGGGCCTCCTTCTCCAGCTTGGGCAGCCGGGCGTCGATGGTCTGCAGGTCCGCGAGGATGAGCTCGGTGTTGATCGTCTCGATGTCGTCGGCCGGGTCGACCTTGCCCTCGACGTGCACGACGTCGGGGTCGGAGAACACCCGGACGACCTGGCAGACCGCGTCGGACTCGCGGATGTTCGCGAGGAAGCGGTTGCCCAGGCCCTGGCCCTCGGACGCGCCGCGGACGAGCCCGGCGATGTCGACGAAGCTGACCGTCGCCGGCACCACGCGGGCGCTGTCGTACAGCTTCGCCAGCTCGTCGAGCCGGGGGTCGGGGACGCCCACGACCCCGACGTTCGGCTCGATCGTCGCGAACGGGTAGTTCGCGGCGAGCACATCATTGCGCGTCAGGGCGTTGAACAACGTGGACTTGCCGACGTTGGGCAGCCCGACGATACCGATCGACAAGCCCATGGCGGATCAGTCTACGGGCCGGCGGGCAGCGCGCCGGCGGGGTCCGGGCGGGCGGGAGGCGGGCGGCCTCACGCCGGCCCGCGCCGCCGGGAACGCCCCGGCCGGGAACAACGCGCCAGCCGGGAACGCCCCGGCCGGGAACAACGCGCCAGCCGGGAACAACGCGCCAGCCGGGAACACGGTCGACCCGGCGCCGGCGCCGGCGCCGGCGCCACGCCGCCGACCGGCCTGCCGCGAAACTGTCGGAGGGGCGTGATTGCCTTCCCCTCGTGAACACCACCAGCGCGTTGCTGACCCTCATCGGGCTGGCTGTCGGGGCCGTGGGCGGCCTGGTCGCCGCCCGCCGGCTGGCCGACCCGCGCTACGCGGCGCTCGCCGCCGCGCATGCGACGGCCCAGCGGGAGCTTGACTCCGCCCGTAAGGCCGCCGCGGCGAGCGCGGAGCGCGCCCAGCTCGCCGAGTCGGACGTCGCCGGCCTGCGCACGGCGCTGGAGTACGAGCGGCGTGCCGCCGCCGAGCGGGTCGCCCTGGTCGAGCAGAGCCAGGAGCGGCTCGCCGAGAGCTTCCAGGCCCTGTCCGCGCAGGCGCTGGAGGGAGCGAGTCGCCAGCTCGTGGAGCTGGCCACCGCCCGGCTGGACGAGGCCGGCGCCCGCGCCCGCGGCGATCTCGACGCCCGCCGCGCGGCGGTGGAGGGCATGGTCACCCCGCTGCGCGACGCCCTGGGGCGGATGGAGAGCCGGCTGCACGAGCTGGAGACGGCCCGCACGGAGGCGTACGCGGCGCTCGTGGAGCAGGTGCGCTTCGCCCGCGAGGCGTCGGAGAGCCTGCGCTCCGAGACGGCGGCGCTGGTCACCGTCCTGCGCCGCCCGCAGGCCCGCGGCGCGTGGGGGGAGATGCAGCTGCGCCGGGTCGCCGAGGTGGCCGGCATGGTCAACCGCTGTGACTTCACCGAGCAGATGACCGTCCAGGGTGACGACGGCCCGTTGCGGCCCGACATGGTCGTTCACCTCGCCGGCGGGCGCAACGTCGTCGTCGACGCGAAGGTCCCGCTGGCCGCCTTCCTCGACGCCGCCGAGAGCACCGACGAGGCCTACCGCGCCGGGCGGATGGCCGCCCATGCCCGGCATCTGCGCGCCCACGTCGACGGGCTGGCCGCCAAGTCGTACTGGCGGCGGCTGCCGTCCTCGCCCGAGTTCGTGGTGCTGTTCGTGCCCGCCGAGGCGTTCCTCGCCCCGGCCCTCGACCACGATCCGGGCCTGCTGGAACACGCCGCCGCCAGGAAGGTCATCATCGCCACCCCGACCACGCTGATCGCGATGCTGCGGACCATCGCGCACGCCTGGACCCAGGAGGCGTTGACGACACGGACCCGGGAGATCTTCGAGCTCGGCCGTGATCTCTACACCCGCCTGGGCACGCTCGGCGAACACGTCGACCGGCTCGGCCGCTCGCTGGGCCGGGCGGTCGGGGACTTCAACGCGACCGTCGGTTCGCTGGAGAGCCGGGTGCTCACCCCCGCGCGCCGGCTCGCCGCCATGGACGTGGTCGAGGCGGCGCTGCCGAGCCCCGGGCCCGTGGAGTCCGGCGTGCGGGCGTTGTCCGCGGCCGAACTGCTGCCCGACCCCGGCCCGGCCGAGCAGGCGGCGCCGAGCGCCGGCGGAACCGGGGATGTCGCATATCGGACCTGGGCCGAAGAGGCGGGGAGGACATCGCGGTCAAACAACCAGAAAGACAATGACTGGACGACGCAAAGCAGTGGTTCGACCACCGAAGGTTCCGACACGGGGGCCGATGCCGCGGTCTGATGCATCGTCCTGACGCATTCGAAATCCCCGGGCGGTACCTTGCGTTCGTGAGTGTGCCGCCGCATCGGCAGTCAGCCGGGCCGCCGGGGAGATCCGTGCGCGCCGACAGGTTCGACGATCCGTATGTCCGCGGCTCGCGTGGCCGCGCGAGCGCGCCGCCGCCCACGCTGTTCACCGGCAGCAGGCGAGGGCTCACCGCACTCGGCACCGGGATCATCGTGCTCGTTGTCGGCGGCGTCGGCGCCCTCATCGACTCGGTCGCCTTCGGCTCGTTGAAGTACGCGTTCGGCACGCTGTTCATCGGCGCCTGCGTGCTCGTCGCGGTGCGGGTCCACACCGACGATCTGATCGGTGTCGTGATCATGCCGCCGCTGGTGTACGCGCTCATCACGATCGGCGTCGGCTATCTTGATCCCTCCACCGGTGACGGCAGTTCCGGACTGCGGAACAAGGCGATCGACATCGGCTCCGAGATGATCCTGCACGCGCCGATCCTGCTCGCGGCCTTCCTCCTGGTCGCTCTCATCGCGGTCTTTCGCGGCCGGCGCGCGCAGATCGCCCGCCGCGAGCGGCAACGCGCCCTCGCCGCCCAGTCAGGCGCCGAGCGCCGCCGACGACCCGGCCACTAGCCGGCCACAAGCAGATCCGAGCCTGGGTCGGGCGGATTGCGGCACGTTCTGCACGGTCCGAACCCGCAGACCGCGCACAACGCACCGCACCTGACCTCCCGTGGCGCCATCGGTGGAGGTTCACGGCACGGGACCTGTGCGTCCAGGCTCCCGCCTGGCCGCACCGAGCCAGTCGGCGCGCCACCGGGCCCCCGCCCCGTCGGGCTCGAGTCGGGGAGCTCCAGCAGCCATACCTTTCCTCTCCGGAGGAGTTCCCGTTCTCCCCGGAGGAGTTCCCGCCTGCGCCAACACCCGCCAGCCGCAGCAGCGGCGTGTGACGGCCGGCGGAGGAGCCGCGACAACGCCGTGGGCCGCCCGCCGTGGGCCGCCCGCCGTGGCGGCGCGACCACCACGGCGACAGCACCTGATCGCGCTCGAGTAGTGTCACTGAGCGGTAGCGCCGACAAAGGGAGGCGCCATGGGAGCGATCTCTTCGTGGTGGGATCGGTGCCGCTGCGGCCACAGCCGCGATCTGCACCGGCACTACCGCAAGGGCAACGACTGCGCGCGCTGCGACTGCCGGGCCTTCACCCGGATTCGGCCTCGCCGCTCCGGCGGCGACCCCACACCCTGATCCTCCCCGCTCCATGGCCGGCGCGGCCCACCTCGCCGGAGCGCACGACCGGACGCGGCGGTCGGAGCCCGACCTGGGGCTGGCCGCGCCGGCCCGCCGACGACCCGCCGACGGCCGATGACGATCCGCGGACGGTCGCTGACAACTCGCCGACAGCCGTTGACGGCCCGCACCAGGCCTGGCGCGGGCCGCGCCGGGCGGTCACCGGACGCCCCAGTCGCAACTCCCGCACCACATCCGCGCCCCCGGCGACCCACTGATTGCGCGACGACACCTGGCAGAAAAGTTCTGTTTTCTTAATCAGCACAATGATGACGGGCGCCGACGGACGGCCGGCAAGGCACTCGCCTTCCCGGTTCACCGGCTATTGGGGCCACTCGTGCTACATTCCATGCCGCATCACGGACTCACTCCTCGGACGCACACTTCGGCGCAATTCCCCGATGCCGCGTCCATGCCCGCGGCGTTCGCAGGGAGGCCCGCTTGACGTTCACTCCGTCTGAACCGCTCGCCGGGCGGGACGCGCGCGGCGCCGTGCTCGGACCGCGATGACGCTCGGTCTACGGACGGCTCGGCGCGGACAGATGATCCCGGTCCTGCGCTACCGCTCGCTCGACCCACACACCAGCCGGGGCGCACCGCGCCGGCCCATGCTGTTGTCGACCTTCGCCCGGCACTGCAACCTGATCGCCGCGTCCGGCCGTCAGCCGATGACGGTGTCCGGGTACGTCGCCTCCCTCGGCGCCGCCGCCGCCCCGAAGAATCCGGTCGTCATCACCTTTGACGACGGGGGCGCGGAAACAATGAACGCGCTGCGCCGCCTGGCCGAGAGAGGACTGACGGCGACCGTCTTCGTGACCAGTTCGCGGGTCGGTGATCCGGGCTATTTCCATCGGGCCGACCTGCACCGCATCCGCGGGCTGGGAATCGAGATAGGCGGGTCCGGACACACCGGTCGACCGCTCAACGAGCTGGCCCGCACGGATGTGATCGCGGAGCTGACCCTTTCCCGGCGCCGTCTCGCCGTGGCGACGGGGGACGAGCCACGCACGTTCGCCTATCCCGGCGGCGGCTACGATCTGTCCGTCCGCCAGTTGGTGATCTCCGCCGGGTACAGCTCGGCCTGCGCGGTGCGCGACGTGCTGTCCCATCCCGCCGACGACCGCTTCGCGCTGGCCCGTCTGACGGTCGACGCGACGACGACGGACAGCCGGCTGTCGGCGTGGCTGGAGGGAGTCGGCCGGACGGGGCCGCATCCGGTGCTACCGCCGGACCGGGCCTTCCGGTTTCCACGCGTGGCCCGATCGTCCGGCCCGTTCCGCCCCCGCCTCGGGCGCTCCGAGCCCCC from Frankia alni ACN14a harbors:
- a CDS encoding 4a-hydroxytetrahydrobiopterin dehydratase, with amino-acid sequence MPTKLDSAEVADALASLPGWLGDADRIQLQIMVDGDEADAIAAEVAHAADEMDHHPVIDRGPGTTTFTVWTHSVGGVTELDVALARRISQILYSAGVSY
- a CDS encoding ribosylglycohydrolase, coding for MGAQAAAEIRAGGRFGRLPAGTDLPRTGTLRLGPLPPGFRLSAVALGHAASGLGPSCYDVDRGAWHRVLTTPQAGPLTVTVHEAPAAAVVPDLTVPDPAAPDLTAPDFGPHLVVRWGRTAGGDADREAIRRQVWHALALDDDLSDLYASLAGEPDLAWVAAGGHGRLLRSPSVWEDLVRALAATNAALSRTRSMLDALVELFGARGPAGERAFPDAAAIARGVAVDGPEILRDEAGWGYRAGSLALLAQRIDAGTLDVERWWDRSPRGPSDDEVGAEIRALPGFGPVSADGLLGLLGRPCGLALDAWARARVGELAGLPGPAGEREVRARYARFGRWAGTVCRLEITRGWTER
- a CDS encoding DUF952 domain-containing protein; this translates as MICHLVGRTAWSVGAAGYRPASLGAEGFIHFSTPAQVVATANRFYAGRDDLLLVVVDPERLSAPLRWEPPAPPAVPAAPTASTGAGEPAGGELFPHLYGPIDAGAVAAVVPFPPGSDGTFSVPSTLW
- the ychF gene encoding redox-regulated ATPase YchF — protein: MGLSIGIVGLPNVGKSTLFNALTRNDVLAANYPFATIEPNVGVVGVPDPRLDELAKLYDSARVVPATVSFVDIAGLVRGASEGQGLGNRFLANIRESDAVCQVVRVFSDPDVVHVEGKVDPADDIETINTELILADLQTIDARLPKLEKEARADKAKQPLLAAVKAAREVLDAGRTISSEPKIDRDALRELFLLTAKPFLYVFNVDEDVLADPGQHKELVESVAPADAIVLCAKVEAELAELDDADAAELLASLGQEVSGLTQLARIGFHTLGLQTFLTAGPKESRAWTIRAGATAPEAAGAIHTDFQRGFIKAEIVSFDELIAAGTMVAARAAGKVRMEGKDYVMADGDVVEFRFNV
- the rmuC gene encoding DNA recombination protein RmuC; translation: MNTTSALLTLIGLAVGAVGGLVAARRLADPRYAALAAAHATAQRELDSARKAAAASAERAQLAESDVAGLRTALEYERRAAAERVALVEQSQERLAESFQALSAQALEGASRQLVELATARLDEAGARARGDLDARRAAVEGMVTPLRDALGRMESRLHELETARTEAYAALVEQVRFAREASESLRSETAALVTVLRRPQARGAWGEMQLRRVAEVAGMVNRCDFTEQMTVQGDDGPLRPDMVVHLAGGRNVVVDAKVPLAAFLDAAESTDEAYRAGRMAAHARHLRAHVDGLAAKSYWRRLPSSPEFVVLFVPAEAFLAPALDHDPGLLEHAAARKVIIATPTTLIAMLRTIAHAWTQEALTTRTREIFELGRDLYTRLGTLGEHVDRLGRSLGRAVGDFNATVGSLESRVLTPARRLAAMDVVEAALPSPGPVESGVRALSAAELLPDPGPAEQAAPSAGGTGDVAYRTWAEEAGRTSRSNNQKDNDWTTQSSGSTTEGSDTGADAAV
- a CDS encoding DUF6542 domain-containing protein yields the protein MHRPDAFEIPGRYLAFVSVPPHRQSAGPPGRSVRADRFDDPYVRGSRGRASAPPPTLFTGSRRGLTALGTGIIVLVVGGVGALIDSVAFGSLKYAFGTLFIGACVLVAVRVHTDDLIGVVIMPPLVYALITIGVGYLDPSTGDGSSGLRNKAIDIGSEMILHAPILLAAFLLVALIAVFRGRRAQIARRERQRALAAQSGAERRRRPGH
- a CDS encoding polysaccharide deacetylase family protein — protein: MTLGLRTARRGQMIPVLRYRSLDPHTSRGAPRRPMLLSTFARHCNLIAASGRQPMTVSGYVASLGAAAAPKNPVVITFDDGGAETMNALRRLAERGLTATVFVTSSRVGDPGYFHRADLHRIRGLGIEIGGSGHTGRPLNELARTDVIAELTLSRRRLAVATGDEPRTFAYPGGGYDLSVRQLVISAGYSSACAVRDVLSHPADDRFALARLTVDATTTDSRLSAWLEGVGRTGPHPVLPPDRAFRFPRVARSSGPFRPRLGRSEPPSPGLPTPIRAAGATAAPAPGSAPSRPEAAGTPEAANPAESTGIPEAPGTTGTPGTAETPGTTEAADPAEAPGTTEAASHTEVAGPATGTSPGGPGGRSTADATGTEPQAAASAPVRECELCRPTSPGAARATPSPPSTRALAAGSVLQQPGQRVRRSR